A stretch of the Candidatus Binataceae bacterium genome encodes the following:
- a CDS encoding VOC family protein — translation MFKIGKLFHLTHVVDDLAAVDRWYDEVFACHRFYHGYEKLAGRDASLIAIGEVIMEPMSPARVENLRNPSVKKFHDRFGQHFHSIAWYVDDVAAIAESLDQHKFRLFDIVGKQVKPPLKATAFWTHPRETPGQLEFALYGDFIPDPRMKPDWSAASWRDDHPLGIERASHITVVVRDLPSARKLYVDVLGGKLIHEAESAGRKRSAFIAVGEDSVVELVQPLSAKSAEARDLEENGEGIHALVFKTGNLSRARDFLRSKELRPQIDGEGALVLDRDQAFGMVIGFTERPLPNDPR, via the coding sequence ATGTTCAAAATTGGCAAGCTTTTTCATCTGACGCATGTCGTGGACGATCTCGCGGCGGTCGACCGCTGGTACGACGAGGTCTTCGCCTGCCATCGCTTCTATCATGGCTACGAGAAGCTGGCGGGGCGCGACGCTTCGTTGATCGCGATCGGCGAAGTAATCATGGAGCCGATGTCGCCGGCGCGCGTCGAGAATCTGCGCAACCCGTCGGTCAAGAAATTCCACGATCGTTTCGGCCAGCATTTTCATTCGATCGCCTGGTACGTCGATGATGTTGCGGCAATCGCCGAATCGCTCGACCAGCATAAGTTCCGGCTCTTCGATATTGTCGGCAAGCAGGTCAAGCCACCGCTGAAGGCGACGGCCTTCTGGACGCATCCGCGTGAGACCCCGGGGCAACTGGAATTTGCGCTCTACGGCGATTTCATCCCGGACCCGCGGATGAAGCCGGACTGGTCTGCGGCGAGCTGGCGCGATGATCATCCGCTCGGGATTGAGCGCGCGTCGCACATTACCGTCGTAGTGCGGGACCTGCCGTCTGCGCGAAAGCTTTACGTCGATGTCCTTGGCGGCAAACTGATACACGAAGCGGAGAGCGCCGGACGCAAGCGCAGCGCTTTTATCGCGGTCGGCGAGGACTCGGTGGTGGAACTCGTGCAGCCGCTATCGGCGAAGAGCGCCGAGGCCCGCGATCTGGAAGAAAACGGCGAGGGTATCCACGCGCTGGTCTTCAAGACCGGGAATCTGTCTCGCGCGCGCGATTTTCTGCGCTCGAAAGAGCTGCGGCCGCAGATTGATGGCGAAGGCGCTCTCGTGCTTGATCGCGATCAGGCGTTTGGGATGGTCATCGGGTTCACGGAACGTCCGCTGCCGAACGATCCGAGATAA